DNA from Fundidesulfovibrio terrae:
AGACGACAGCACCGTGCTCACGGTCATCCCCGAGGGCAAGGCCCCTGTTGAGGCCGCCACTGTCACCTTGGAGCGCTTCAAGGACGGCAGCGGCGCGCTGTCGGCCCCCAACCATGAAGGGAAACTGTTCTACACCGCAACTATTGACCTGAGCCCCATGGTGTCGGGCGCCCGGTCCTTCGACCTGCGCCTGGACTGCCCGGCTTTCACCCGTTCCGGCCCCCTCGAGACGGAAAACTTCCGCCTGGAAGCCGTCCTGGACGGCCCCGCAACTCCGCCCACGGCACTGCCCGAGGCACTGCTGGCCCAGCTTCCCGTGGCGCCCTGGACGCCCGGCCGGGATATGGCCCTATCCAGCTCGCTGTATGCCTTCAGCCTGGACGGTGCAGTGTCGCGACCGGACGTGGGCTCCCCGGGCGAACTCAATGCCTACCTCCGGGATCACCCAGGGGACAGACCGGTCCGCGTGCTCCCCTACCCCGACGGCGCGCCCGCCGTGGCCCTCTACGACCCGGCGCTGGCCCATCCCGGCATGCGCCTCGCTCCCGGGGAGCCCCGCCAGCTCGACGCCTTCCCGTCCGGGAAACGCGAGATCCGCGCAATCAAGCTGGCCGGAGCCCTGGACAGGCCCGTCCTGGAGACGGGACCGGTCCGGACGCCCCTCGGCGTCACCAGCCCGGCCCCGTCGGAACTCACCGTCAACCCGGGCGCCCAGGCCGAGCTGACGTTCTCGCCGCTCTTCACCCAGGACGGCCTCGGCCTTGCCGCCACGGCCGAGCACGAGAACATCCGGCGAAACGACGGCGAGGACTGCCTGAGCTGCCGGGAGGACCGGCCCTGCTCCACCACATACGCCTTGCGCTCGGAACTGCCGGTCACGATGCTTCGCATCACGGCCTTCCCACGGGTGAACAGCGCGCCCTCCGGGCAGAACAGCGTCAGCACCCAGCTGAGCCTGGACGGGGAGGCCTGGCGCGAGGTGAACCGCTACGAGGGTTCCGGCTCCGGGCGTTGGGAGGGCTGGAAAATTCCGCAGTATTCGCTCGTGAAGCTGGACAAGCCCGCCCGGGACGTCCGCGTCCGTTTCGTGCTCTCCGGCTCCAAGGCCCAGCTCTGGTCTGCCCCGGACGCCCGCATGCGCTTCGAACTGCGCCTGGACGCCGCGTCCGTGCCGGTCCCGGTTATTTCATCCTGGCCCGCGACGCTTTCGCTCGCCCACGACGCGCCTCTGGACGTGCAATTGCTGGATGCCCCCCAGCCCTTCCCGGACCGGCTCAGGAGAACACGCTGATGCCCATCGTGAACGCCCTCGTCGACCGCGACGGCACCATCATCGTGGAGAAGCACTACCTGCATGATCCCGCCCAGGTGGAGCTGGTTCCCGGGGCCGGCGAGGCGCTTGGGCGGCTTAAGCGCGCCGGGGTGCGGCTCTTCGTGGTCACCAACCAGTCGGGCATCGGGCGCGGCTACTATTCGGAGCAGGACTTCCGGGCCGTGCAGGCACGCCTGGAGGAACTCCTGGCCCCGTACGGCGTGGCCTTCGACGGCGTGGCCTTCTGCCCTCACGCCCCGGACGAGCGCTGCGCCTGCCGCAAGCCGGAGCCCGGCATGTGGGAGGAGCTGCGCTCGCGGCACGGGCTCGCCCCTGACGAGACGGTCATGATCGGCGACAACGCCTCCGACGTGGCCTTCGGTCTGGCCAGCGGCATGGCCCAGTCCGTGCTGGTGCTGACCGGGCATGGAAGGCGCTTCGCCGAGAAGCTGGGGCTAACGCCCATCGGGCACGGCTGGAGGCGCGTGACGGCCCCCGCCCCCGGCCAGCCCACGCTCCTGGCCCACGACTTGGCCGCGGCCGCGGATTTCATCCTTCAGGAGAACCTCCAACCCGACGGGGCCGACCGGTGAGCGCCGCCCGCCGCTTCGCGCAGGCACTGGCCGGGCAATGGGCGGCCACCCTCTATTCGGCGGTGCTCTCCACGCTTTTGTCTTTCGCCCTGGGACGCTTTCTGGGGCCGGAGTCTTTCGGGACCTATTCCTATATCCTCACGGCGGCCTCCATCTTCGCCATTTTCCAGGACGGCGGGTTCTCCACCCTCATCTTCCGGGAAGCCGCCCACCCAAGCCCCGGCCTGGCTCCGAAAGCGCCGCTGGAGCGCCTGGCCCTCGGGCACACGGCGCTGGTCACGACGGCGGGACTGGCCGCGATCTGGCTCCTGCCCCTTACGGACAAGGCCGCCTTCAGCCTGGCCCTGGTCTATTACGCCCTCTTTTCGGCCGGGGTCTTCCTGTCCGCCGACCTCAAGGGACATGGCCAGTTCGAACGCGAGGCCAGGCTGCGGATGGCCCTGCGCACCTGCACCGTCCTGGCCGTGGGCATCGCCCTGGCCATGCCCGGTGCTGGCGCGGCACTTCTGTTCGGCGGCTGGGTACTGGGACAGGCGGCCGGGCTGACCCTGCCCATGGCCTCGGGGATACGCAAGGCCCCGAGCTTCAGGCTCGATCTCGGCATCTACAAGAGCTGCGGAGCCTTCCTTCTCATCAGCGCCGCCACCACCATCTACTTCAAGTCCGACATCATCCTGCTCACGCGGCTCACCGGCGACAACGCCGCCGTGGGACAGTACGCCGCCGCCTATCGGCTCATCGAAGCCGCCGTGCTCTTCGCCGCCCCGCTGGCCCAGATATTCTTCCGCAAGCTCCGGGTGAGCATGCACGCCCCCGAGGTGTTCAAACGGGCCTTCCGCACCCAGATGCTGGTGATGTGCGCCCTGGCCGTCGCCGGGACCGCCTTCTCCATGTGGATAGGCCCCTTGGTCATCCGCCTGGCCTTCGGCGGCAAGTACGGCCCGGCCGAGGAGCTGTGCCTGTGGCTCCTGCCGTCGCTTCTGTTCATCCTGCCCAACGGCATCCTCACCCAGGCGCTCATCGCTCTTGGCCGCGAGGGATTCTACGCCCGCGTCACCATCGCCACGGCCGTGTGCAACGTCGCCCTCAACTGCGCGCTCATCCCCTTCATGGGGGCCAAGGGCTCGGCCCTGGCCACCGTGGCCACGGAAGCCCTGCTTGCCGCAGGGCTCGGGGTGGGATACGTCAGACGGCCATGAACAGCCGCCCATTCGCTTCCGAAGACCATTTCCTGGCCGCCATCTCCGAACGCTTCCCCAACACCCATCCCCACATGCTGCTTGGGCGCGGCGACGACTGCGCCGTGCTCGCCTGCCCCGAAGCCGTGGCCCTGACCACGGACCTCTTCATCGAGGACGTGCACTTCCGCCGGGCCTACTTCTCCCCGGAGGACGCCGGATACAAGGCCCTGGCCGTGAACGTGAGCGACATGGCCGGCATGGGCGGCGAGCCCTTGGGCTTCAGCCTGGGCCTGGCCGGGCCGCCGGACACCCCGGCCGGATACTGGGAGCGGATGCTTGACGGCATGGCCGGGCTGGCCGCATCCCTCAACATGCCCCTGGTGGGCGGGGATCTGAACGCCTGCGCCAAGATCGTGCTGTCCATCACCCTCTGGGGCAAGGCCGGTCCGTGCGGAAAATTCATCCCGCGCGGGGGAGCCCAGCCCGGCGACGCCCTGTTCGTGGTGGGCGACGTGGGCCTGGCCGCCTGCGGCCTGGAGGCCCTGGAACGCTTCGGACCGGACGCGGCCAAGGACTGGCCCGAGGCCGTGGCCGCGCACCTGCGCCCTGGAGTGAAGATCGCCGAAGGGACCAGGCTGGCCGGGATCGGACGGGTGCGCGGGCTCATGGACGTCTCCGACGGACTGGCCAGGGATCTGCCGCGCTTTCTCGGCCCGGACCTCGGGGCGGAGCTGGCCATCGATCCAGACACACTGCACCCCGAGGTGCTGCGCATGGCCGAAGCCGCCGGGCGCGACCCCGTGGAGGCGGCGGTGGTCGGAGGCGAGGACTACTGCCTGCTGGGCGCATGCCCCCGGGACGGCTTCCTGGAAGTGTACAGCCGCGTGCCCGGCGTCTGGGCCGTGGGCGAGGTGACCCAGGGCGGCGGACTAAGCCTCGGCGGCAAGACGCTTACGGCCAGGGGCTTCGACCACTTCGGCTAGTGTCGCGTCGTGGCCCGGCCGCACTCGCAGGCGCAAAATTCCGCTGCGCGGACGTGCGAAAAGCCCCCTGAACGGTAAACCGTTCAGGGGGCATTTCGCCTGCTGGACAGGGAAAAATCAGTCGGTGGGCTCGACCCGATTGGCCGCCAGGTAGTTTTCGATCTCGGCCGCCGGGCAGGGCCGCGAGAACAGGAATCCCTGGGCGAGCTGGCAGCCCAGGGTGCGGATGACCGCCAGCTGGGCCTCGGTCTCCACGCCCTCGGCGATGAGCCCCAGGCCCAGGTTGCGCCCGAGCCCCACGATGGCCCTCACGATCTCGGCGTGTCCGCCGGTGGCGTCGATCTCCCGAATGAAGGAGCGGTCGATCTTGAGCATGTCGATGGGGAAGCGGTGCAGATACGAAAGCGAGGAATAGCCAGTGCCGAAGTCGTCCACGAAGAGCTTGAGCCCAAGCGACTTGAGCTCCTCCAGCATGCCGATGGCCGCCTCGCCCCGGTCCATGATGACGCTTTCGGTTATCTCCAGTTCCAGCGTGCCGGGGGCCACCCTGGAATGCGACAGCAGCGTCTCCAACTTCTGCCCCAGGTCGGCCTGGGCGAACTGCTTGGCGGAGATGTTCACGCTCATGCCCAGCGGGGCGGATCTGGGGAAAAGCGCCTGCAGGTGGGCCAGCTGGCGGCAGGCCTCCTCGAGCACCCACCAGCCCAGGGGAACGATGAGCCCGTTCTCCTCGGCCATGGGGATGAAATCGAGGGGCGGTATGTAGCCTCGCTCGGGATGCTTCCAGCGCAACAGCGCTTCGAGGGTGACCACCGCGCCGGTGTTCACGTCCACGATGGGCTGGTAGTGCAGCTCGAACTCGTTCTTAGCCAGGGCGCGCCTGAATTCCGTCTCCATGGTGAGCAGCTGGATGGTCTGCTCCTGCAGGGCGTTGTCGAAGACCTCGTAGCGGGCCTTGCCGTTGCTCTTGGCCCGGTACATGGTCAGGTCGGCGTCGCGCAGCACCTCTTCGGCCGTGCCGCAGAAGCCGGTGCAGCAGATGATGCCGATGGAGACCGTGCTGTAGATTTCGTGCCCGTCGATGTTGAAGGGCCTGCGCATCTCTTCCAGGATGCGCTCGGCCACCATGGTGGCTCCCGACAGGCTGCGGACCTGCTCCGAGATGACCGCGAACTCGTCGCCGCCAAGACGGGCCAGGGTGTCGGCCTCCCGGGTGCAGGAGCGCAGGCGCTCGGCCAGCTTCATGAGGAACTGGTCGCCCTGGGCGTGGCCCAGGCTGTCGTTGATGACCTTGAAGCGGTCCACGTCCAGGTAAAGCAGGGCGAAAAAGCTGTTCTGGCGCGAGCAGCGGTAGATGGCCTGGGAGAGGCGGTCGGTGAAGAGCGCCCGGTTGGGCAGCCCGGTCAGCGCGTCGTGCAGCGACTGGTGGAGCAGCTGCTCCTCGAAGCGCTTGTGGTCGCTGATGTCCTCCAGGGTGCCTTCGAAACGGACGGTTTCGCCGGTCTTGCCCGTGACGGTGTGCGCGTTGACCGAGGCCCAGAGGGCCTGGCCGTCCAACCGCGAGGTCTGAACCTCGAATGCCTGCACCGAGCCGTGGTCCTCCAGCACGCGGAAGAACTTCTCCCGCTTGCCGGCGTCCTCGCACAGCCGGGAGCAGAAGTTGCCCACGTTGTCCATGAGCTCCTGCGGCGACTGGTAGCCGAGGATGCGGGCCATGGCCGGGTTGGCGCTCACCAGGACTCCCTGGTGGTTCACCTGGAAGATGCCCTCGATGGCGTTCTCGAAAATGGAGCGGTATTTTGCTTCGGCGGCGATGCGCTCGCCGACTTCGTTCTGCAGGCGCTGGTTGGTTTCCTCCAGCTGCCGGGTGCGGTCGTGGAGTTCCGTGGTGCGCCGCCGCACGAGGTTTTCCAGGTTTTCGCGGTAGGCCTTGTTTTCCTTGATGAGCCTGGCCCGTTCCAGGGCCCGGCGCACGGAGTGCTCCAGGATGCCCAGGTCCTCCACGGGCTTGAGCACGTAGTCCCACGCGCCCAGGCGCAGGGCTTCGATGGCGTCCTGGATCATTCCCGTGCCTGAAACCACGATGATGGGCACGTCGGGCGCTTCCCGCACAACCGTGGCCAGCACTTCGAGGCCGTCCATCTCGGGCATGCGCAGGTCCACCAGGACGATGTCCGGGTGGTGTTCGCGGAAGACGTCGAGCCCGACCCGCCCATTGTGCGCCTGGAGCACTTCGAACCCGCTGTCCTCCAGGTACGCCTGGAAGGAGCGCCGGATGACCTCCTCGTCATCGATGGTCAGGACGGTCGCCACGGGAGCTTGGGGCATTGCGGATTATCCTTCAAGCAGATGGAGGATTTTGGACGCCATGTCCCCCATATCAAGCACGGGTTTGAAGAAGACCAGGCTGTCGTCGAGTCCGGCGGCCTTGAGCTCTTCGGAGAGGCTGAATTTGGTCGATCCGGTGTGGATGAGGAACTTCATACCGGGATGGCGCTTGGCCAGCTCCAGGATGAGCGCGGCTCCGTCCATTCCGGGCAGGCGCAGGTCCACGACAGCCAGGTGCGCGGGCTGGCTTCCGGCGGACTCCAGAGCCTGTTCCGCCGATTCGGCTGTGCGCACGATGAATCCCTCGTCTTCCAGGTAGGCCGCGAGGCTCAACCGGACCGGGGTCTCGTCGTCCACAACCAAGATTTCGGTCTGATCTTTCTGCATAAATTGGCTGGCTTCGGTCGAGCGATACGTTTCAAACGGTCGCGACACGGCGAATTTTCAACCTTCTTACCCAATTTTTCACACCAGGCCAAGGGATTTCCCATCCCGGACGGAGAAGGTCGGAAATTATCTCGAGGATCGGGCAGGAGGCACGCCCGGGGATCGTGACGGAAAAATGACGGCCAGGGAGAGCCGCCCGCTATCGGGAGCGACAAAGCCGCCGGGTGGTCCCGGCGGCCGTCGAATTCGTGTCGCGACGAGCAAGCGGCGCGGCCCGGAGGCTAATGCGTGAGAGAACGCCTGCCAGCCTTGGTTCCGGGCTTCTCCAGGATCACGGCGGTGCCGTAGCAGGAGAAGAACTTGGAACCGTCCGGATGGAAGGCCACGGACTCCTGGTAGCCGATGATGGCGTCGCCGCCGATTTCCATGGCCGAGGCGGCCAGGGTCAAAAGGGCGCATTCGGCGTCGTAGCCGCGACCGTGCACCAGGCCGAGCACCTTCTTGATGGGCCTGCCCTTCATGACAGGAGTGGTCACCACGGGCAGCTTTCCGGAATAGAACATGTCCTTGGCGTGCTGGAGGCGCTGGCCACGCTTGACCTCTTCGTTGGGGTCCTTGGGCTGGCGCGCTGCGCCGGTGAACAATGAAAGCATGGCTCCTCCTTATGGTATCCGGTGGTGTCCGGCTGGGCCGGTGGGCGGGATACTGTTGCCGCGTTGACCTTAGCAAGCACCCTGCCATGTGCGACATATCAAACGATATCTTGGTATTAGATACTTTTCCGCCACCTCCGGTTACAGGCTTTCGGCGTCAAAAAAGCCCGGCGGCGCATGCGCGCCGCCGGGCTTTTGGCGTTCTGGCGTACGGCCGGGCCGAAGCCTAGCAGATCCGGGGCAGCTGCTCCCCTTCGAGCATGCCGAGCAAACGGTGTCCGCCCAGGCCCGTGCGCAGCACCACCTTGCCCGGGTTCTCCTGCGTGACCCGCCCGATCACCCGGGCGTCGCGGCCCAGGGGGTCGCGGCGCATGATGGTCAGGGCCTTGGCCGCGTGTTTTTCCGGCAGCACGCAGATGATCTTGCCCTCGTTGGCCAGGTAGAGCGGATCGAGCCCCAGTATCTCGCAGCCCGAGGCCACCACCGGCTTCACCGGAATGGCTTCTTCCTCCAGGGCGATCCCAACGCCCGACTGCTGGGCGATCTCGTTGATGGTGGTAGCCAGGCCGCCGCGCGTGGGGTCACGCAGGACGTGCACGGAGGGGAGGCCCTTGATGAGTTTCAGCGTCAAATGGTTGAGCGAGGCGCAGTCGCTCTGCACAGGCGCCTCGAAGGAGAGCCCCTGGCGGTGGGAGAGCACCGTCAGGCCGTGGTCGCCCAGGCTCCCGGACACGATGACTGCGTCGCCGGGTTTGGCCCGGTGTCCGCTGGGGGCCGTTTTGGCCACCACCTCGCCGATACCGGTGGTGTTGATGAAGATCTTGTCCGCGGCCCCGCGCGGCACAACCTTGGTGTCGCCCGCCACCACCTTCACCCCGGCCTTCCTGGCTGCCAGCCCCATGGAGGCCACGATGCGCTCCAGGTCGTCCATGTCGAAGCCTTCCTCCAGGATGAACCCGCAGGTGAGGTAGAGCGGCCGGGCCCCGAGCATGGCTACGTCGTTGACCGTGCCGTGCACGGCCAAAGCGCCGATGTCGCCGCCGGGGAAGAAGATGGGGTCCACGGTGAAGCTGTCGGTGCTCACGGCCAGGGGGCCCTTGGGCCGGATGAGCGCCGCGTCGTCCATGCGTTCGAGGATGGAATTGCCCAGGTGGCGGAAGAACACGTCGGCCACCAGGCGGTGCGAGGCCAGGCCGCCGCTGCCCTGGTCCAGAAGGAGCTTGTTGCCCATGTCGGTTCCTGACGCCCCTATGCGAGGTCGAGTTGGTATTTGTGGTACGCGGCGCAGCTGCCCTCGGTGGAGACCATGCACGGCCCCACCGGAGTGGCCGGGGTGCATGCCTTGGCGAAGAGCGGGCATTTGTTGGGGGGCATGATGCCCTTAAGCACCTCGCCGCAGCGGCAGCCGGGCAGAGGCTTGGATTCCTTGAGGGTCACGCCCAGCGCCTCGAAGGCGTCGAAGGCCTTGTAGGCGTCGCTCATGACCAGCCCGCTGCCGGGGATCATGCCGATGCCGCGCCACAGCGCGTCGCCGGGGGTGTAGACCTCATAGAGGATGGCCCGGGCCTTGGGGTTGCCGCCGTCGGCCACCACGCGCTTGTAGTTGTTGACCACCATGGGCTTTCCCTGGCGCTTCATCTCGGCCATGAGCAGGATGGCCTGGAGCAGGTCCAGGGGTTCGAAACCGGCCACCACTGAGGGGATGCCGTACTTCTCGGCCAGGGGGCGGTAGGGTTCCAGGCCGATCATGGCGGAGACGTGGCCCGGGAGCATGAAGCCCTCCACGGCCATGTCCGGATCCGAGAGCAGCGCGTCCAGGGCGGGGGGCACCAGCTTGTGGAAGGGCATCACGAAGAAATTCCCGAGGCCCCGCTCCTTGGCCTGGCGCACCGTGGCGGCCACGGTGGGGGCGGTGGTCTCGAAGCCGATGCCCAGGAACACGACCTTGTCGCCGGGGTTCGCCTCGGCCACAGCCAGGGCGTCGAAGGGGGAGTACACCACCTCAACGCGCGCGCCTTCGGCCTGGGCCTTCTTGAGGCTCGCGCCGCCGGGGCCGGGGACGCGCATGAGGTCGCCGAAGGTGGCGATGATCACGTCGGAGCGCCCGGCCAGCTCCAGGTATGCGGCCACCTCGGATTCATGGGTGACGCAGACCGGGCAGCCCGGACCGGTCAGGTGGACCACCGACTTCGGCAAAAGCGAGTGCACGCCGCTGCGGAACAGGGCCACGGTGTGGGTGCCGCAGACTTCCATGAAGCGCAGGCTCTGGCCCTGCATGGCCTCCTCGATCTTGGCGAGCACGTCCTTGCACAGCTTGGGATCGCGAAGGGCTTCAAATGAGTTCAAGGTTCCACCCTTCCTGGAAAATCTTGATGGTCTCCATGGCCTCCTCGCGGTTGAGGATGCGGATGGCGAACCCGGCATGGATGATGACGAACTCGCCCACCTGGGGCTTGTCCGCGATGAGGTCCAGGCGGATTTGTTTGCGCACGCCGCCGATTTCGACATCGGCCACGTCCCCCTCGACGTGTTTGACTTCCATGGGAACGGCTAGGCACATGACGGTGTCCTCCAGTAAGGAACCGCGCCGGTCGGAATTCCAGCCCGGTAAGAATTTTGGGAATATGGGGGGTAACACCGGTCAAGTCAAGGCTCGCCCGGCCCCGGGTGGACGGCGCTGGACCGGCGTGGGGCGCGGCGGCTTGCAAAACGCCCTGAAGCGTGCAATGGGCCTAACTCAGACAATAAAATAAATGGCCCTTTGGGGTCCGGACATACTTCGAATGCAAGACAATTCCCCGGAAAGCCTGGTCGCCCAGGCGCGCAAAAACCTTCTCAACATCGTCTCCGTGCTCAAGGACGGCAACGTCGACAGCGCCATCAAGGTGGTCGTTTTCGGCCTCGGGGCCTACATCAAATACGGCAACATCCTCATCAAGCAGGAAAAAAAGGAATTCCAAGAGCTTCTGACAAAAGCCGTCCACCTGCTCAGCCTGGACCCCCTGGTCAAGGAGGCCAGCAAGACCCCGCTGGACTACGTGCCAAGGAAGGAAACGGAACTCTTGGCCAGACTGCGGGCCCTGCCCGACCTCATCCAGGCCAATCAGGCCAGGAGGGAAGGCCAGGAAGCCGAAGCCCGCATGCAGGCCAAGGGCGAACGCATGGAAAAAGGCCGCCAGCTCCTGATGCAAAAGTACTTCGACGGGGCGCTCCAGCTCTTCAAGCGCCTGTGCGACGACTTTCCCGACGATGCGGAGCTTCGCGCGGAGATCGGCAAGGTGCTCTTCGACATCAACCACATCGAATGCATCACCTTCCTGGAACAAGCCGTGGCCCTCGACCCCAAGGATCACAAGAGCCTGGCCATGATGGGCGTGGCCTTCCGCAAGATCAAGAAGTTCGACCAGGCCGAAAGGGCGTATTTGAACGCCTTGGCCGTGGACAAGGACAACGTCAACTACCTCTTCAACCTGTCCCGGGTCTACATCGACTCGGGAAACTGGCTCAAGGCCCAGGAGACGCTGCGCCGGGTGCTTACGATCGACCCCTCCCTGGAACCGGCCAAGAAAGGCCTGGACTTCGCCACCAGGCATTGCAGGGATCTCATCTGATGCCCGCGCGCCCCACTGCGTCCCCGCTCTGGAACGCGCTCATCAAGCTCCCGCCGCCGAGGCTCCCGAGCCCCAGGACCCTGCCCCCGGCCCCTTCGGACCGGGAGTGCCTCCAGTGCTGGGACGACTACGACATGTTGCCGCACATCCGCCAGCACAGCCTGTCCGTGGCCCGCGTGGCCACCTGCCTGGCTCTGGCCGCCCAGGCGGCGGGCCTGGACGTGGACGTGCAGCTCGTGCGCGCCTCGGCCCTGCTCCACGACATCGCCAAGACCTACACCATCCGCCACGGCGGCAACCACAGCCAGCTCGGCGGAGCCTGGATGCAGGAACGCTTCGGCAACCCCCTGCTGGCAATGGGCATCGTGCACCATGTCCACTGGCCCTGGGCCGTGGACGTTCGCGCCTACTTCCTCCCCATGGCCATCATCTACGGCGACAAGCGGGTTATGCACGACGGCGTCGTCCCTCTTGACGAACGCTTCGTCGATCTCTACTCCCGCTACGGCACGACCCAATACATCCGCGACAGACTCGCGGAATCCAGACACCAGGCCGAGACCATCGAGACGGCCCTCAGCCAAACCCTTGGGATGAACGTCCATGAAGATCCTTTTGATTGCGGGCGGCTGGTCGAGCGAGCGTGAAGTCTCCCTTTCGGGCGCGCTCCAGATCAGAGGCGCGCTTGAGAGCCTCGGGCACTCCGTCACTCCCCTTGACCCCCTCAGCCAGTTCGACTCCATCATGGACGCGGCCCGCGCCCATGATTTCGCCTTCCTGAACCTGCACGGCTCCCCCGGCGAGGACGGGCTCATCCAGGCCCTGCTGCACGCCGCGGGCTGCCCCTATCAGGGCAGCGGCCCCGAGGCGTCCTTCCTGGCCCTCAACAAGGCCGCGTCCAAGCAGATATTCCGCAGCGCGGGGCTGGTCACGGCCGACTGGGAACTCCTGGTGGCCAAGCCCGGCCCCGAGTGGCGCCCGTCCTTCGGGGTCCCGGCCTTCTTCAAGCCCAACACCGGCGGGTCGAGCGTGGGCATGAGCCTCGTCCGCGACGAAGCGGAGCTCCCCCGCGCCCTGGAAGCCGCTTTCGCCGAGGGCCGCGAGGTGCTGGCCGAACCGGCCCTGGACGGGCTCGAAGTCACCTGCGCGGTGCTTGGCCATGAAGCCCTGCCCCCCATCCTCATCAAGCCCAAGGCCGGAGTCTTCTTCGACTACCAGAGCAAGTACGTGCAGGACGCCGCCGAGGAGATCTGCC
Protein-coding regions in this window:
- a CDS encoding HDIG domain-containing metalloprotein, with translation MPARPTASPLWNALIKLPPPRLPSPRTLPPAPSDRECLQCWDDYDMLPHIRQHSLSVARVATCLALAAQAAGLDVDVQLVRASALLHDIAKTYTIRHGGNHSQLGGAWMQERFGNPLLAMGIVHHVHWPWAVDVRAYFLPMAIIYGDKRVMHDGVVPLDERFVDLYSRYGTTQYIRDRLAESRHQAETIETALSQTLGMNVHEDPFDCGRLVERA
- a CDS encoding D-alanine--D-alanine ligase family protein codes for the protein MKILLIAGGWSSEREVSLSGALQIRGALESLGHSVTPLDPLSQFDSIMDAARAHDFAFLNLHGSPGEDGLIQALLHAAGCPYQGSGPEASFLALNKAASKQIFRSAGLVTADWELLVAKPGPEWRPSFGVPAFFKPNTGGSSVGMSLVRDEAELPRALEAAFAEGREVLAEPALDGLEVTCAVLGHEALPPILIKPKAGVFFDYQSKYVQDAAEEICPAPLPEDVLGKVRRAALKAHQVLGLSGYSRSDFILTGDTPVLLEVNTLPGMTATSLLPKAAAAVGLDFPALIARLIELGLTA